A genome region from Ammoniphilus oxalaticus includes the following:
- the mnmE gene encoding tRNA uridine-5-carboxymethylaminomethyl(34) synthesis GTPase MnmE, whose translation MEFGTIAAIATPMGEGGIGIVRVSGSESIPIVDKIFKGSSQLSTVDSHTIHYGHLIEPGTEEIQDEVMVSVMKGPRTFTREDVVEINCHGGIVSVNRTLQMVLEQGAQLAEPGEFTKRAFLNGRIDLSQAEAVIDLIRAKTDRAMSIALQQSEGKLSRLVQRLRQEILTLLAHVEVNIDYPEHDVESVTRAMLLEESEQIQKALETLLQTSRQGKILREGLSTVIIGRPNVGKSSLLNSLIQENKAIVTDIPGTTRDVIEEYVNIRGVPLKLVDTAGIRDTEDIVERIGVEKSRQLLREADLILLVLNYNEPLTSEDLALFEVAQGLNTIVIVNKIDLPQRLDLAKVEKQMLSAPLITLSVLEEQGIDQLEEAIAALFFKGQIMQEDQTYISNARHIALVKEAIQLIDEFRNSIEMGMPVDISAFDLKRTWEILGEIIGDTASDSLLDQIFSQFCLGK comes from the coding sequence ATGGAGTTTGGTACAATAGCCGCAATCGCGACTCCGATGGGCGAAGGCGGAATCGGTATTGTTCGGGTTAGCGGTTCAGAGTCTATCCCCATTGTGGATAAAATATTTAAAGGAAGTAGTCAGTTATCCACTGTGGATAGTCATACAATTCACTATGGACACTTGATTGAACCGGGAACAGAAGAGATTCAGGATGAAGTGATGGTTTCGGTGATGAAGGGGCCTCGCACATTTACGCGTGAAGATGTGGTGGAAATTAATTGTCATGGAGGAATTGTCTCTGTTAACCGTACGTTGCAAATGGTGTTAGAACAGGGGGCTCAATTAGCCGAACCTGGGGAGTTTACGAAAAGAGCTTTTTTAAACGGTCGAATTGACTTATCGCAAGCCGAGGCGGTAATTGACCTGATTCGGGCGAAAACAGATCGAGCCATGAGTATCGCTCTTCAGCAATCGGAAGGGAAACTCTCTAGGTTGGTGCAGCGATTGAGGCAAGAGATCTTAACGTTGTTAGCTCACGTCGAAGTGAATATCGATTATCCCGAACATGATGTCGAGTCAGTGACAAGGGCGATGTTGCTTGAAGAAAGCGAGCAGATTCAAAAGGCGTTAGAAACGTTGTTACAAACATCAAGACAGGGTAAAATTTTAAGAGAAGGTTTATCTACGGTCATTATTGGTCGGCCAAATGTGGGGAAGTCTTCCTTATTAAATAGCTTAATTCAAGAAAACAAAGCGATTGTTACAGATATTCCCGGGACAACGCGTGATGTGATTGAAGAATATGTCAACATACGCGGAGTGCCTTTAAAGTTGGTTGATACTGCAGGCATTAGGGATACGGAAGATATAGTGGAACGAATCGGAGTGGAAAAATCGAGACAATTGTTGCGTGAAGCAGATCTCATTTTATTAGTCTTAAACTATAACGAACCTTTAACTTCCGAAGACCTGGCATTGTTTGAAGTGGCGCAAGGTTTAAATACAATTGTCATTGTAAATAAAATTGATTTGCCGCAAAGGTTAGATTTGGCTAAAGTTGAAAAGCAAATGCTTTCAGCTCCGCTAATTACGTTATCTGTGCTTGAGGAGCAGGGGATTGATCAGTTGGAAGAGGCAATTGCCGCTTTATTCTTTAAAGGTCAAATTATGCAAGAGGATCAAACGTACATTAGTAATGCCCGTCATATTGCGTTGGTGAAGGAAGCGATTCAACTGATTGATGAATTTCGGAACAGCATTGAAATGGGCATGCCTGTAGACATTTCGGCTTTTGATTTAAAGAGAACATGGGAGATCCTTGGTGAAATTATTGGGGATACAGCGAGCGATAGTTTATTGGATCAAATTTTTTCCCAATTTTGTTTAGGAAAATAA
- the jag gene encoding RNA-binding cell elongation regulator Jag/EloR: MKKVTVTAKTVDEAISLALEQLRAARDQVTVTVLEEPTRGFFGFGARQAKLEVEIQVDPIQEAKSFLEQILATMDIEASISVKEVKDHARFEVVGEDLGIIIGRRGQTLDALQLLVNTVGNRCSDSYLRIVVDAENYREKRKQTLEQLADRLAQKAIKTGQVIKLEPMPAHERKVIHAALQNKKSVVTYSEGEDPERFIVITTKKR, from the coding sequence GTGAAAAAAGTAACGGTTACCGCTAAAACAGTTGACGAAGCAATTTCGTTAGCGTTAGAACAATTAAGAGCGGCGAGAGATCAAGTAACCGTCACTGTTTTAGAAGAACCGACACGTGGTTTTTTCGGTTTTGGCGCCCGTCAAGCGAAACTGGAAGTAGAGATTCAAGTCGATCCGATTCAGGAAGCCAAATCTTTTTTGGAACAAATTCTTGCAACGATGGATATCGAGGCTTCCATTAGTGTAAAGGAAGTAAAGGATCATGCCCGCTTTGAAGTGGTGGGTGAAGATCTAGGTATTATCATTGGTAGAAGAGGTCAAACTTTAGATGCGTTGCAATTATTAGTCAATACAGTTGGAAATCGTTGTTCCGATTCCTATCTTCGAATTGTTGTAGACGCGGAAAATTACCGCGAAAAACGGAAACAAACATTGGAACAATTAGCGGATCGTTTAGCTCAAAAGGCGATAAAAACGGGACAAGTTATTAAGCTTGAACCGATGCCTGCTCACGAGCGAAAAGTGATTCATGCCGCGTTACAAAACAAAAAGAGTGTCGTTACGTATAGCGAAGGGGAGGACCCGGAGCGTTTTATTGTGATTACAACCAAAAAGAGGTAA